Part of the Rissa tridactyla isolate bRisTri1 chromosome 3, bRisTri1.patW.cur.20221130, whole genome shotgun sequence genome, CATAGAAGATGCAGCAGATGGGCGAACAGTGATGCTACCACAAAGCAGCTTTGAGACCTCGATTTACAACATTTCACTCAACACATCTGATGTCCGCGTCCTTTAAAAAGATGTTCtaaactttgaaatgaaaaatgttagtAACAATATAAGCCAGTGAAAACAAGAACTTGGGAATGAGCTGagctttaaaagaaacattttatttggtaaaaaataaaagtaataaattatttcaagacAATTTTTGGTTTGTATCTGTACATACACAGTATATCCATAACATAGCTGCTATGTAACCCAGGAATTCCATCTGAGAAAAGGATTTATATGTCAAGTAAAAATTTTTAATGAAACCAGCACAGTCTTTTACACCTGTCAGTACTGAAACCAACTTGatggaattcctttttttttttttcctcaaaaattacCCAGTAATATCTATTCTGGGTCTTGTGTGGTCGTAGCACCTCTTACGCCTGTTTTGTATCATCTAGATCAGTGTTTCTCAGCTTTTGTTAATCAAAGAGGACttgattattacttttttttcctgcagcattgGTGTACCAACTTTCATTTTCAACTGGTAAAAAGTACATTATGAATGTTCACGTATCACTTTATCTTCTGGttttactttcttcctttgttgTATGTGGAAATATGCACAAATGCGTTTCTGTTTTGTCTGGTTGCGGTTTTTTAGTCACCTGAATTCACTTCTATGTCACCTTTTGAAATCTTATGGATCACCAAGGATCCACAGACCCTGCACTAAGGAAGATTGATCTAAACGCTCAAACCAGAATAATGACATTTTAACACCAGCATATGTGACATTTGGAAGAAACATGCCAGACATGACGTCAAAATACGGTGTTGCCATGGGTCAAAATTAGACATGGCCCAATGGGAACCATGAAACCGCGTATTCAACAGTTTCCCGAAACACATCAGTAAGACTACACTGAGATTTGGACTACAACAAAATCTAACAAAACACATATGCCTGGTGTTATGCTTTATCCAGGGACTGCCTAGTTTAAAAAGCGAAGTGTGTGCTTTATGCCTAGTTGTTTCGGTTCTTCAGAGTATTATTCAAGGGCTTGGGAAGCTGCAGAAAATCAGTCTGAATTTTGAGCATGTTGATTGGTAAATGAGGCAAGAACAGACAATGTACAACAGACATATAAAAGTCCTGTATTTGAATGCTAATAAATGAGTAGCATTTATTTCacaaacacaataaaatattGGCACCGGTGcttcagctttaaaatatttctacttcaACTGTCATAAATTTTGTCTgttttggagagaaaagaagCCATTTTTCGCCACGTCATTACATATGGAAGCAACACTATCAAAATAAATATGTATCACGGACCTTTTatcagaaacaattatttttccctcCAACTATCTTTTGCACTTTTCCATTGAATTTTTAGTTAGTACAACACATGTGGTGGGAGGAAGATGCAGAGTCTTCACAGCAGCTTCTTCTGAAGGGATGTCCAGTCATTTTTAGTAAACCAGATTCTCTTCCAGAAATACGCAAAGATACTTTCAagatacacaaaaaaaatgaTTTGGGAATGTCACTCCCTATATCCCCCTAGCTTTTTAGAAATAGGACTTGACCACTTTTTAAGGTGTTACATatatgaaaattgcttttgaataCTGACCTGGAGGGGGGAACATCAGTCTGAGCAAGAAGGCGGTTAAGGGGCTGAAAACTTCACTAGTCAACGCCACCAAAGCAGAAACCCGCACTACTGTCTTTGCTTAACAGCAAAGCAGCTCTGTTCTGAACTGTCCAAgagcaaatgttttcttccatcCCGCTTCTCAATACAGAAAAGAGTTCTCAGAACATCCAACGTGTCTTGGGCATCACgtcaaaatgtgaaaaatggagACCTAACTGTTAACTCTTAGTTTTGAgttgaaaatgatgaaaaatttcAGACCCTATAGAAAGGTACCAAGGTACCTGTAAGCACCTGTATGAAATAAAGAATGAAATGGCAAGACGGCCTTCTGAGCGCTGCAGTCTCCTCTCTTGTCACCGGGGTGCTAATGGAATATGTACTCATGCTCAAAGAGCTTTGAGACTCATGCCTTAAAGACAGAATTGCAGTAACATGTCTCAATTACCCGTGAACTACTGCAGCTTCATGTTGCTCTAACTCTCCTgacttaaatgaaaacaaactgaaaaaaaacaacaaacccaccaaATGCTGTACTGTGCATACAATATTGATATGGGGAATAAATTACAATAAGTACCACAGTAACCATACTGATCTCTCTGCATTACACAGCTGAAAAGCTACTTGTTGGCTGTACAGCTTATCCCATACAATgctacaaacaacaacaacaaaaatatatttatcatacAGCTTAGTGGGgccattttaaattttatttttacattgtcTTGCAACAGATTTTGGTATTATTTCTGTTATGACTTCATATATAAACCACAACATTTCCTaatacatttcagaaagctgaaaaataatctAACAGTTTTTTCTTTGAACAGTGATTTTTCACCTATCAATGCACAAACACCTATTACCTGATAAGCTTTTTGTTTCTCTCAATGTTTGTAATAAATACTACTACCCTCATGTGTCAGACAGCTGGAAAtctaatttttcttaatttttaacctttctttaCATCTAGCTCATGGTTGTCACCATGAATAAAGAATGCAGTGCAAGCTCATTCATAAGAGAACAACCAACATTTTGCAATCTGAGAGGTGGTAAGAATTGATTACTGCAAGGCTGAAGAAATTAAGCAATTTATTCACCGGGTATTATGACCGTATGTAGGGGTGGTTTATTTACGATGTGAATTGAATGGGTACCGCATGAGGAGTCCATATCTCTCAGAAATCTGCTCCGTCCTCTGCTGCCGATGGTGCTCCCAAGGGCCACGCTCAGCACCGCGTAACTCTGATCGGCTTTTGCACGGCCACCCTACCAGACCTATTACAGTGCTGATGGAGTTTTATTTAATGTGGAAACGACACGTCATCTTTTAGGGGTTTCAAAACTCCTAAGCCATTTGGCCAAATGACCATCCTGCATGGTAACAGCTGTTACTTCACGGCCTTACAaaactgggagtgcactgggtgTGCGCGGGGTGTAACACACTTGCAACGTGCAGAGCGCCTTTAGGACACCTTGCATCTCCTTGGAAAAGCAGAAACACCAAGACAAGCTTTGGGAAATGGAAGTTCAAAAAGAGAAACTCCAAAATTGCACATATCCCTTTGCTGATGCAAAGAGCgagtatctttcttttttcccatattttcctttctacttTGTGAAACAGCTAGGTTCCCACAGAGACATGAGGCAAATCAGACAGGACTGGGTGAGCATTGTTTTCCCACCTTTAACACACAATTCTGGAGGGAAGAAAATAACAGTCCTTGCACCACCTGTGGAGCTCCCCAGTGTGCTCCCCACCTTCCCAAccacagctgcaggcagggcattGGGATGCTCTTCCCATGGCATCAGAGCCCCCAAACAGCACTCGGTCTTGCAACAATTCGAAAATAATGGTGTCAGTACATTAACTGCCTGATCCTACTTCCACTGCGGTCTGTGGTGGTCTCTTGCATTCATTTCAATCAACCTTGCTTGGATCAGGCCTTAATGTAGCAACATTCCTATGTGGGGACTCTGAGGAGAgatctgaaaatggaaaaaaaagctagTTCTACTGTGATTACTGTTTTGCATTATTAAGTCTATGAGCAGGCTCTTCACTGAAGGCTCTTAAGTGTAGGTACAAGATAGCAGGATATACCTATAAACATAGCTGACTTGGTAAATTAAAATATCTGCCTTCTCAGGACTCTCTAATTAGCAATctgctttgaaaaatacagtaaaatatctCCAAACTGTATCAAATCAGATTTTCCAAAGTTTACTACAAAATGAAGAGCACTGTCACTTCAAAACTTGCCCCAAgaccctttttctccctctctcatttctttcccAAAGATAGTACTGCCTACAAGTCTATGTCAGAGCTCATAAGagtaaaaggaaaaactgaagatcCTCCCAAAAACTACCCACACTGTTTTTGGACCACCTGCATCTTGATTAAGTTCCTTTGCTGCACTGTAAATTCATGCACCATCCTGAATATCTGTCTGCCCTGctaaaaaatatttagagttaTAAAAAGTACAGTATTGCATTGCTGTTTGCTGTGTAGCTGTGGAAGTATGTTGTGCCTATACTGAAAATGTACCTGGAGCACTAAGGAGACAATCCTTGGGTCTGAAAATTCTACCTTTGTTAGAACAGAATATTTCagcataaatcatagaatcgcctaggttggaagggaactttcagatcatctagtccaaccatcaacctagctctgacaaaacccatcactaacccatatctctaagtaccatgtctacccatcttttaaatacctccagggatggtgcctcaaccatttccctgggcagcctgttccaatgcttgataacactttcagtgtaaaaatttttcctaatatccagtctaaacctctcctggcgcaacctgaggccgtttcctcttgtgaaCAAAGTGACCTGCGTTCATCAAGAAATTCATAAAGTCTTTCCTATGGTCACAGGTGATGGGGAGACTGAAACTTTCAGCAGAGGAGTGAGATGTGAGACTTTGCCACTCTGATGAATAAAAACCATCCCCACTGCGAAAGAGTTACTGCTACGACGCATCAACCTAATAAGGTTGCCTGAGAAACAGTTTGAACAAAAAGCCGTCACTGCTTCACTGAAATCACTGACAATAACTATGGTGAGTTCACAGGAGCCAGAGCAGATTCTTGGTGAGAAGTAGATTTccatctgatctagttaaagatgtccctccttactgcaggggggttggactagatgaccttaaaaggtcccttccaacccagcacattctgtgattctataattctatgattctataaacaaaTCTCTTCCCAGGGCCACAGGTAGAAGAGACAAATGAACTCAATCTAGCTGGTGCATGAAATGcctttgtggtttttcttttgaaagaataaaGCCAAGTCCTTCCTAGTGGGAGTCCTCCATAGAATGCTGTAGGACCTTTCAGATTTAAGAGTGAAGTGGTCTCCTAAAACATGCACCTGAAACATGAAGACTGTGTGTAAGGATTATAAGCCTTCAGCAATGAATTCTCCCAAATTTCTGACTTTGGAACAAAACTGTTGCAGAGCATCTTGCAGCTAAACGGTTATGGCATTCTCCTAAAAGACAAACTCCACATTCAGGAGGGTGTGAGCCAGCTGGATGTTCTGGCTGCACGTTGCAGACGAGAAGTGGATGGCATGCTGCTGCCCAAACACCCTGCCTGTGTCTTTTGTAAGCACTAACCTGGCATAGGCACTTAATAGCAGGACATTTTTGATGACTGAGAGGCTTGGATGCACAAAAATGTGTCCCTTAGACTGCAGTTAGGTGCCTAAATACCTTCATTAAGGTTAAACCCTTGCTACTATCACCCTTCCCTGCTACTTTCTTTGGCTTAGCAGAGGTGCTTTATTGTTTGTCGTGGTGACTGTAACAAATCTCATTTTTAGATGCCTAATTGCTCCTGGCCTTGTAATACTCATCCGGACATAAGGCAGCATTGCAGGGTTGAGCTTGCAATCTTCCTCACACGCCTAGTCTAAGCACTTGCaaccttattttaaaaactaGGTTATTAAAGTCAGAGTTGCAAATATATCTGGCAACTTTTAAAACAGACTGTTGTATGTGAGACTCAAAAACTTACCTGAGAAATGGAAGTCCacggaaaattttttttttgaaataccaaatagaaaaacataacaaaaagctatttttagaATACATTACAGAATACTGGCATGTTATGCAAATGCAATTAACCCATTGAAATTTAAACTAGTTGTAAGTTATGTTCAAGGCACgttttttagaaatactttttttaggGTTCATCCTACGTTCACACTAGTTTAACCATGTAAACAAGTCTGTGAAAGCTCAGGTTAAGGTCACTTTAAGATCTGTGTGCCAAATACTTTAGAAAAATATCATATTACATGGAAAATTCAATAAAGTAAGATAGATCCATCTGCTGCCCAAACAGTTCGATAGATGGTATGGGGTAAATTATTAACAAGAGGAAGCCTAAAAGAGgttctgaaaaattaaagataaGTAACATGCAATGCATTAACATTTGTGTTTATCGTTTGAAAATGTacataaatgctgaaaaaatgcAAGCCACTATTCCTAGTACTATCCTATTTTTAAAGGGAAGATCTTTGGAAGCAGTattatttgaagtttaaaaacatcctccatctttttttccccacacttaATCTTACAATATGCTAGTACATACTTTCTTCACAAGGAAAATGTATAAAATTAATCTTACAATATAAACACTATAAACAACTCCCTTGAGGCATCTTCTGGACACAGATTCTCTGTAAAGACTTAAGTATAATAATTCTAGcataattatgtaaaaatatgtaCATTTATTCCAATGTGCTAGACCCACGAAGAAACCCAAGTAAGCTCTACAAAAGTTGCCCATCAGTCTTGTCCAGTTAAGATTATGTCCAGCTTTGCTACCTGTTTTTGTGTAGGAAAAGTTTTACTTGTTTTTGTGTAGGAAGTTCCCAAACTTTTGCATAAAGCCTCTCAGCTTATTTTCATTAGGCTGCAATGGATGGTAAGCAGTTGAGTTGTATCCGACCATGTGATTACTCCTGCTGTAATTATTCCCTAAGGTCTTGCTTTTGATATCTGAGAGATGTGAACTGCTGTTGGGTGCATTTCCTGCAGGTTGGCTAGCATTTTCCATCTTACAGAATGGCTCAAAGCGACTATAAACACGCCTTTCACTCAAACGAGATCTTAGCTCCTCTTGGCGTTTTGAACTTGCCAGCTGTGGTGTCACTGAACTTGCTCTTTGAAGAGCAGAAACAGGGGCACTTTCGGGAGTAGTGTTTGTGGTGATTTCCTTTACGTCTTGATACTGAATCTGTTCTGTATTAAATCTTGGGGTAGATGCATCTCCTGCAGTTTCTATGAACTTACTTTCAAGGGGGCACAAGAGAGGgcactttttattgctttcatcAGAGGGAGGTTTTTGAGGTTTTGGTGACTTCGGAGACTTTGGAGACTTTTTGGGGCTCCCAGTGACATCTTCTTTACTTCTGTTCAAGCTACCTTGAGAATTTGATGATgtgtttctctttctccttggGGAAGAATCTGTCTTATTCTCAGAAATCTTCGGTTTTTGATTCTCTTCTTCAGAAACCAATGTATCAGAACTACTACACATTCTGTAAAAGGCAGTACCTTTGTTTTTTGACAAGTTTTCCTTCTTGTCTGGTGTGAGATTAAGAAGTGACCGCAATTTCTGGGATCCTTTCTTTAGAAAACTTGGGGAACTCttactttctttctttgatgTGCAATCCTTACAAGACTCCTCTTTGCTAGCTTCAGTGAGGGCCGCCATAGAGATTGCCTTGCTAGCAGTTGGGCTCTTTAGCTCTCCTTTAAGGTTCTTTTCCTCCTGTGGCAAGTGGTTGGTTACACTGTGCAAACTTTTAGAGCTCTTCAGCGTGTCTTCTGGAAGTTTTGGACTAACTGGCTGCTTAAGTCTATGCCTAGTCAATGTGCTGTAAACATAACTGGATGCATGTTTGTTGGCACCAGGGTCTAGTATGGACTTCGAATTAAACATGGGAAAACTTCTCCTTTTtagcatattttcattttgaatgttcTTCAAATTTTCTGCATGCTTGTCTGCACACAGTGTTGTGTACAAGTAGAGAGATGAGTCGCCTGTTGCATTGGAATTTACAGTAGGTTTCGTGTTGTCTGCAATATGAATTCTATGGTTTTTTGGTGCATCTGATTTAAGTGGGACGTTTGTGTTAAGCTCTTCTAAAATATTatctgttccattttccacaCTTGGAGCATGATTAGATGTCCCTTTAGGTGTTGCACTTCCCTCTGACCCAATTATAGTTGAATTTGAAGAACTTGCACAGCTGCTCACTTCCTGCTGTTCAGGTAAAGTTGGCTGAAACACCAGTGATGATCGTAAGCGAGAGTGAGAATACAGCGCATGAGCTTTAATATTTTCAGCTGTGTCATAGCTATCGTATCTGTCACCCAAGGCCGACCCATTAGACTCTACTGGATAATCCGATTGATCATTCAAATATGACTTAATTCGCCAGTTACGTAGGAATGATTTTGTTGTGTGTTCGAGGGTCGGCATCCTTTGCTGCAGATGGCGGATATGATTATCTGTCCCATTAAAAGACCTCCGTACAATTGAGTTTCTTTCTGCAAGATTTACCTTTGGTCGTGCAAACTGATCGGCAAAACTTTGCTGGGGTGTATTGTAGTTATTTGCATATCCTCCTCGTAATGAAGAAACAATACTAAGGGTATCAGATGTCATTTTCCAAGTATTTGATGGATTGTTGGCTCTATTAATAGCCCTGTTGAGCAATAGGTAAGGTGTCCTTTCTGGCTTCTCCCCAGCATAACTATGTCTCTTCCAGTGCTCATTTTTTTCACTAGGTTGATACTGCTGGATTGAATTTTGCATATTAAAACCTGGATGAAATGGTTGTTTATTATAGGCTTGATTTCTCAACCCATATTTATCTATTTCATTTACTGCGTATCTTCCACGAGTTTTCCAACAAATAGGATCTATATTGTGAACCTTTTCTTGCCTACCGAAGAGGTTTCTTTGGCTAGAAACTGAAGCCAAGGAAGACACCGAGTGTTGGTACGTATCATTATCCCAGAGCGTCCTGCGACTGTTGACCCGCACTAATTCTGGAGCAAATGAACTAGGAACAGAAGAACGGGCATACAGTGTCCTGAACTCTTCATCAAAGGATTCAACGAGCTGTCCTGTGATAACTTGAACCATGCTGAGGTTGGTTTTTTCAAATGACCACATAAAGCTGAAAGAAGAACAAATGACCATTAGAAACAGTTCTGTTGAACTAACATATTACACTGGTCCTTCCCGATATTACACTGGTCCTTCCCGATAAGAAAGCTTTCACACAAACCTGGGTTTTGCACAAatactttctaaataaataaataaattgtaggCATGATTCATGTAATTTGGATTGGGAAGGTAATACCAATCGAACTCAGTTGGAGACTCTCCACTGCTTTCAGTGGGAGCAGGAATTAGTCTATAACTACTTAATTGCCCTTATAAAAGGTGGATATTGCAAAAAAGTATTCACAAACGTAGAACAGTGAAGTACAAACACCTAACGGCACAAAATTACCTCTACAAAGACTAAGCCAGGATTGACTAGAGCCACTGAGTCAGAGACTGTTAATGTGTGGTTATGTTGTGAaacaaatacatttgaaataataTGCAGAACTGCTTCAACAGTTCTGAATGTACTTCACTCtaaacacattttcagaaaaatgcaccTCAGAATTGTtaaaaagtttacattttctaCTATGCACACCAGATCGGATATGaacatttcttttaattgaagTGATGATATACTGATgaaggaaattttccttttttctatcgTACTTAGAAAGGCTGAACACATGCTCAAAACTTAAGTATCTATAGCTAATTTACAGCTACAGAATGGGATAACATATATTAACATGTACATTAAGGATGTTTCAACAAGCCTCATAGCATGGTGTCGAAAGCATGCAATTTGTAGAttacaacaaggaaaaaaaacccgtTTTGCAATcctattttcatgaaaaaaaagtgaaaaaattaatGAACTTATTTTATTTGCGTTTGTCTTCTGTCTgttaaaaaatatgcatattgtaTTCATGTAAATAGCTTActgatttccttttatttgttttgttagttttgtatttttcaggaaataataGCGTGATGAGATTAAATCAAATCATGATGCAAAagttttttctatttattttcacaactaagaataatatattttttaatatttgaaaaaccCCTAAACTTTAAATTGAGTTCAGAGAACAGGAATTCAAAAAGACTCGTCTTTCCTGTTATGAATCACTggattattttataaaataagctTAATTTTTACAGAAATTGATGATTCCAGCCCCTGTGGTGCTAGGTCTTAAAGCACTGTTATTTTTCAAAACGAAATGAGAAAAACTATCACATTCTCACAGACTCCGGCACTGTGTGTAGATGTCAAAGCAGGCAAAATCTCCCTAGACTCTCTTACACTGATTCATTTATGAACTTGTCACTTACCTCACTACCATTTATATACATCAGTCTGAACTGGGGCTGGCCGAGtctcagaggaaataaaaacccAGATTTTTGAAAGCCTACAGTGGTGGAAATCTATCTAATGGATCTGGCACCTAGGCACTACCTTGGGAGAAGCTAATTCAGTAGGCCAAAGGAGAGATGTGTAgcatgaagagaaggaaaatatttaacaacGTGTGAGATAAAGCTGTCCCtgctttaattttgttgtttgttttgtttttttttttccccccagctctgcaAGGCTACAAGTTCTTCCAGCCTATgttttgcacacacacactggaaattaaatggaaagTAGAATAAGAAACGTAACCAAATATAATGAGAGACTATGTCAACTTAACTTGAGCTTCAGAGGTCAAATCTGAATTTGACCATGATACACTACAGAGTGCCATAGAATAGGTCTATAACGTTCGGTTTAGAAGATTATTGCGAGGAGGAACTATCCAAGAGAgcttataaaataattttgacagcCTTTCCTGGAGTGAATGTTAAACAAGAATAATTCAGACAATATAAgacaaatcaacatttttttttagcaagtctTCATCTGTAGCAAAAGCTATATCCTTTATTTCTTATTTGTGAGTATCTCAAAATGGGGCTCCATGTTAGGCTGGTTAGCAATAAGTATCTATCATAACTtgttaaattacagaaaagataataaaatttgCCCATGGAGTTCCCTGGCAGAATTTTCAGACATAGAAACAAATTCGCAGTAGGAGAACTACTGAGATGGTAGGTTTTCTATGGACACCCCAGTGACTCACCTGTAAGAACCATATATGACTTTCTTGCAGTCAACAAGAATaaatttttgttccatttttccaTGGAATTTTGCTCCTGTTTTAGAATAGTAATCTTGTCCTTTTACTGTCCGCACCCTCATGTTCTGAAAAAGACAATTGAAATACTTTAATTGGTATACTATATTCCATATTTAGCATCCAGGGGTTTAAAAGACAGAGGTATAGTAGGAGAAGAGTTATATTGTTGCATATTAATAAACTCTGCAGGGAAGTAAACTCTGATCAAACTTGTCCCCTAGGGACACAAAATGGCAAGttattgatttttcttaaagACTGACGAGATTCCCAAGgccacagaaaattaaattctccTCTTCCATAGCCACCACTCCCAGAAATGAGGTTCTGGCACAAGAAGTCTTCAACAAGAGAAAGAGGTTTTgtactgta contains:
- the FAM83B gene encoding protein FAM83B; translation: MKMETSSLLSSLHDECRSDNYIEPHYKEWYRVAIDALIEGGLEAYKEFLSKERCSEFLADEEIDYILNNVHKLPQNTVYSSNHAIDDTSSSGTYWPIESDVEAPNLDLGWPYLMPGISGGTNIDLLFHPPRAQPYTIKETIRKMIRDARKVIAIVMDMFTDVDIFREIVEASARGIAVYLLLDESNFSHFLKMTEKQGCQVQRLRNMRVRTVKGQDYYSKTGAKFHGKMEQKFILVDCKKVIYGSYSFMWSFEKTNLSMVQVITGQLVESFDEEFRTLYARSSVPSSFAPELVRVNSRRTLWDNDTYQHSVSSLASVSSQRNLFGRQEKVHNIDPICWKTRGRYAVNEIDKYGLRNQAYNKQPFHPGFNMQNSIQQYQPSEKNEHWKRHSYAGEKPERTPYLLLNRAINRANNPSNTWKMTSDTLSIVSSLRGGYANNYNTPQQSFADQFARPKVNLAERNSIVRRSFNGTDNHIRHLQQRMPTLEHTTKSFLRNWRIKSYLNDQSDYPVESNGSALGDRYDSYDTAENIKAHALYSHSRLRSSLVFQPTLPEQQEVSSCASSSNSTIIGSEGSATPKGTSNHAPSVENGTDNILEELNTNVPLKSDAPKNHRIHIADNTKPTVNSNATGDSSLYLYTTLCADKHAENLKNIQNENMLKRRSFPMFNSKSILDPGANKHASSYVYSTLTRHRLKQPVSPKLPEDTLKSSKSLHSVTNHLPQEEKNLKGELKSPTASKAISMAALTEASKEESCKDCTSKKESKSSPSFLKKGSQKLRSLLNLTPDKKENLSKNKGTAFYRMCSSSDTLVSEEENQKPKISENKTDSSPRRKRNTSSNSQGSLNRSKEDVTGSPKKSPKSPKSPKPQKPPSDESNKKCPLLCPLESKFIETAGDASTPRFNTEQIQYQDVKEITTNTTPESAPVSALQRASSVTPQLASSKRQEELRSRLSERRVYSRFEPFCKMENASQPAGNAPNSSSHLSDIKSKTLGNNYSRSNHMVGYNSTAYHPLQPNENKLRGFMQKFGNFLHKNK